GTCGCGTGCAAGAGGCCCGTGAGCGCGATCCAGGGCAGAAGGTCGCCCACTTCGACGGGATCCCACGCCCAGAAGCCGCCAAAGGACAGCACGTAGTACGCCCACAGGGCGCCGATGCCAAGCCCCAGCGCGAAGAGGAGCCACGCGATCCGGCCCCACGCCTTGGCCACGCGCGACCACGCGGGATCGTCGGTGGCAAGGAAGGCGCAGGCGGCGGCAAACAGCGGAACGACGAGCGCGTAGGCCGCAAGCTGGATGGGCGGGTGGACGGCCATGAACGGCGTGGTGAGGAGCGGGTTCAAGCCGAATCCCTGCGGTGCGCACGTGGTTGGACGCGCGCCGGGCGCGCACACGGCCGGCACGGCGCCCGCGTAGTCGGGCACGCGCTCGAAGAAGCCCGTGAACGCCGAAAGGTGGTACTGGCTGCTTGGCGCAAACGGATCGAGCGTGATCGTCCAGACGACAAACGCGCACAGCACGGCAAGCGCGACGGCCCGCAACGCCGCGCGGAAGGCGGGGCCTCCCACCGGATGCCGGTCCTGGAGGCGCTCCTCGTACGCGACGGCGGCGCCCACGAAGATCGTCCAGAGGAACGCCGAGCCCGCCTGTCCGGCCCACAGGCCGGCGATCCGCAGGTACAACGGCGTCGAGGCGTCCGTGTAGTTCCAGACGTAGTAGTACGAGACGTCGACCGTGACGAAGGCGACGACGAGGACGAGCGCGGCAAGCGCGAGAAGGGCGAGCGACAGAAGCGTGGCCCGGCGCGCCAGCGGGGCCAGCGCGGGCTCGCGGGCGGACCGCAGCGTGAGCGCCACGGCGGCCAGCGCCGCAACGAGCGAACCCGACAGCAGAAGGGGTCCCGCCCACGTCATCCGTGCGGCGAGCCGGGCGGCCGTACTTAATCATGTTGGCGCTCATGCTGGAGCGCGCCGCTGCCGCCCGCGCGGCAGGCGGAAAGGTTTTGGCGGCCCCGCGCATGGCTTCGCGCGTGCGAAGGAACCAGGCGTTCGCGATCGCGGCCCTCCTGGGCTCGCTTCTCCTGGCGGGCTGCGTGGCGCCGTCGGCCCCGGCCATCCCGGCGCGCGCGGGCGACTTCGTTGTGGCCGACGTGGAGGAGCGGGGCCCGGACGGCTCCGTCGTGGCGCGGATCGAGGGCGCGCGATGGTACCTTGGGCCCGAGCTTCCGGGACGGTTGCCCGAAGGCTGGACGTCCGAGCGCACGCGGACGGCCACGCCGGGCCTCGTCGCCGCCTTCGACGGGCTGCGGCCGGGCGAATCCCGCGTCCATTGGGCCGACGCGGCCGACGCCTACGGCGAGCGTTCCGACGCGAAGGTCCTCCGCGTGGCCGCGGTGGAGGCATTCCCAAGGGTCTTCGAGCGGGCCGGCGCGCCGCCCACCGGTTCCGATCCCATCGCAAGCTTCTTCGGGCTTGACCTGCCGGCCGTCGTGATTGCCGCAAACGGCTCGGCGTGGACCGGGCGCTACGATCCCGCTCCCGAGCACGCGGAGGCGCCGCTTCCACAGACGCCATGGCACAACGAGCGGCATAGCCTTTGGACCTCGCGCCTCCTGCGCTGGGACGAGGAGGGCATGTACGTCACGCACGAGGCGCGCCAAGGTGCCAACGCGACGATCGGCGGCCTCGCCTACCGTGTTGTATCCGTCGGGCAGGAGATCGTCGTCGACACGAACCACCCGCGCGCGGGCGAGAACGTGACCTACGCCGTGCGCCTGCGCGAGGTCGTCTTCGCCGGGCCGCTTGCGACCGGGCTTGCGCCGGAGCTGCGCGCCCAGACCCTGGCGGGCGCGCCGGTGGAGCTTCGGGACCTCGCGGGGCGCGCCGTGGTGCTCGACTTCTTCGCGAGCTGGTGCGTCACGTGCCAGACGCAGCTTCTGGAGCTCTCGCGCGCCCGGGATCGCCTGCCCGAGGACGTCGCGTTCGTCTCCGTGAGCGTGGATCCGCGCGAGCGGGCGCAAGACGTTGAGCAGCTCGTGCGCGACGCGCACCGCCTGGCCCGGCGCGAAGGGCACGAGCTTCGCGCCGACTGGACGTTTGCCGTCGACCCGTCCGGCGCTGCCGCGCGCGACTACGCCGTGTACACGCTGCCAAAGACGGTGGTCGTCGACCCGAACGGCCGCATCCGCGCGAGCCACTCGGGCATCCTGTCGGCCGACGAGATCGTGGCGACGGTGCGGGCGGTCCTTCCCTGAGAAGAGAAGGTCAGCGCCGCGTCGGCGGGCGGGCCGGCAGGGCGGCCCGAGGCGCGACGGGCGCCGGAATCTCTGGAACGGCGTCGAACTGCTCGTCGCCTTCGGGAACCTCGTCCTGCTCGGGGGCAAGCGCCGAGAGATCGGGGAAATGGCGCAGGATCAGGATGTCGTCGAACGAGGCGACCCAGCGGTAGGGAACGGCGACGTCCTGGCCCGTGGGCACGAGCTTGGGGTTCGTGCGGCCGACGACCACGCTGTCGATGCGGTTCCCGTCGAGATCGAGGAGAAGGTTCTTGACGTTGCCGACGAAGGTTCCGGCCCGCGTATAGACGGGCACGTTGGCGAAACGGCTGAGCTCTGCCATGGCGGAAGTGCACCCCGCTTCGCTTATCTTGATGGTGCTATAAAGGTGCTGCGAAACGAATCGCGCTACCGCTCGCCGTAAAGTCCGACCGTTCCGTCCGCGACGAGCTCGTCGGCAGCACGCACGAACTCGCGGCACCAGCGCATCGTCATGGCCGCGCCGGCGACGTGCGCGCCCACGGCAAGCCCGTTCACGGCAAGCAGCGGAAGCGCGGCGGTCTCGGCGCCGGGCACGTCGGCCCACAAGAGCCCAAACAGCGAGACGTTTGCGATCACGAGGGCCGCGTAGGGGAGCGCGGCGGCCGCGGGCGAGCGCGGCTCGCGCTCGTCGGCCCGACGGGCGATCTCGGACAAGGAGGCGCAGCCGCCGGCGGCGCTCATCCAGTGGCGCCATCGCGCCCGCAGCGCGCTCTCGTAGGATCGGAGGCGCCACCGTGAAAGCGCGAAGCCCGCGGCAAGGCCGGCCGCCACGCACGCGAGGAACGTCCGCACGGCGGCGCCCTGCGGCTCCGGGTCGGCAAGCTCGGCAAGGAACAGGACGGCAAGGCCGGCCACGATGGCGGCGAGGATGGCGCGGCGGCCCGCGGCCTGCTCCCGCCGGGCGACGCGGAGGAAGCCCTCGGAGATCCCGTGCGGCACGTGCATCCCTCGCATTTTCAACCGGCAGGGGCGATAAGAACGTTCCGAAAAACCTCGCTATTTGCGGGGTGGCTTCGCGTCGTCGAAGGAAAGGCCGGGGAAGAGCGACTCGATGGGGTCCTGCGGTGGGGCGGCTCCGGTCGCGGCCGGCGGAGCGGGCGCCTGCGCCTCGGGCGCGTCGTCCTGGCGCGTTGCGAAGATGGAATGCATGGCCGCCGCGTCCAGCAGCCGGACGAGGTCGCCGGGGGCCGCGCTCGACGGTCCGGACCGCGCGGCCGAAGAGCCGGCGGTCTCGGGGCTCTGCGGGATCGACTCCACCTCTCGGGGGGGACCCACCCGCGCGTGGCGTCCGTACCGGTAGAGCCCCGCGCCGGCAAGGACCCAGAACACGTCGCGCGATCCGTCGCGCAGCACGCGCGTCCGCGCCTCGGCGGCGATGGCCACAAGATCCCCGAGCGACTCGACCTCGATGACGCTTGCCTGCGGCGGCGGGTCGGGCACCGAGGCGACCGTGGTGACCCAGTCCTCGTGCGGCGCAAGCTCGCGCGCAAGCTCGCCCTCGCGACCCGAGCCCAACAGCGGATCCCCGCGGCGCGAGCGGACGCAGAGGGCAAGCGCGATCGCGCCGCCGGCCATCGCCAGGACGGCCAGGGGAACCGAGGCGAGCGCGGTCCATCCGGCGCGGTGCTCGGCGATGGTCACCACCGGCCGGCCGTGCTCGCGCACGAACGTCCCGCCGGTGGCGTCGGGAAGGATGTAGAGCGGAAGGTCGAGGGTGAGCGGCAAGACGAACTCGCTGGGCCCGGTCACGCGGCCAAAGGGCGTTTGCGCGGAGAAGCGCACGAGCCCGACCACGTTCCACTGCACGGTTCCGGCCTTCGAGCCGACCGTGCCGGCAAGGTCGTTCACGCGCTGCTGCAGCTCCTCGACGGGGAGCACGGCGCGCAGCACAAGCGGCGTGCCGGCGGGTCCGGCGGCCTGACCCTCGGCGAGCACGATGCGCTCGGTCCAATACGGGCGCCCGGACGGCGAGTGGCTCTTGACGTCGATCGCGATCTCGCCGTGCGCCACAAGTTCCGAGGCGGCCGGCGATTGGAGCGCCCACGTGAACGTGAGGTCCACGTTCGGGGCGACGGTGGAGAAGTAGCCGGGCTCGCCCATGGGGAGCCTCGCGCCGGCCCGACCGAGCACGGAGTCGCGCTCCAGGGGGACCTCGTACGTGAACGCGGCGCGCTCGACCCAGCGGTCCTCGAGATGCGTCGTCGCCTGGCGCTCGACCTGGCTTGTGGCCGCATGGGCCCAAGCGCCCCCGAGGACGAGCATCGCGACGGCGAGGACGGTGAGGGGGACGCGATGCCGGCGCACGAGGGGGTGCGCCCAAGGCGGGGGCGTGCGGGCGTTTGTCATGTGATCGTGTAGTCGTAGAGGACGGTGACGTGGACCACGACGCGGGCGCGGAAGCCGTCGGCCACCGCTTCGATCGTGTAGACCACGTAGTGTTCGTGGTTCGTCTCGCTGAGGTGATCGGAATCGATCTCGAGGTAGCAGTCGTGCAGCTCCTGGCTCATCGTCACCTGGATCTCCTGGCTGGCCGCCGATCCAAACGACGACAAGGTCGTGGGCTGGTGCGAGGCGGCGCCGGTGGGATCGACGCTCTCGTTGATCCACACCTGGTCGATCGTGGCCACGTGGCTCTTCTGCTCGAGGACGATGCCGACGTCCGTGTCGACGACCGGGACCGGCCGGCAGAGGATGTCCACCCGTTGCGGGTCCGCCGCGAGGAAGGCCAAGGAGCCGGCCACCACGGAGGCGTCCGTCGCGCGCGGGAGCAGGCCCGCGGCGTAGGTCTGCAAGCCCGGCCCCGACAGGGCCACCGCCGCGACGCAAAGCCCGACTGCAAGCGCGGCGCGTCCGTTCATGCTCGCACCCCCGGACCGCGCGAGAACGCCAGGCGCAGGGGCAGATGGCCCAAGCGCAAGGAGCGCCACCATACGAACAGGCCGGCCAGGATGGGAAGCCCAAGCGCAAGGTGGGGGGCGCCCGGCAGGGCGTCGTGCAACGCGAGCGTGGCCTCGGGCGGAAGAACCGACGGGTAACGCCAGACGCGCACCACGTCCTCCTGGAGACCGCGGTTGGCGCCTGCGACCTCCTCGAAGGCTACGCGTTGCGTGCTTCCCGGGGGAAGCGCAAGCGAGCGCTCGGAGAGTCGCGCCCCCGGCGTCATCGCCTCGAAGACCACAAGCGTGGGCACAAGCGGGAGCCCCGAAACCTCCAGCTCACGCGGCACCGCGTCGCCGGGCCGCGCAGACCGGATCTGGTCGGGAGGCGGCGAGTCCGAGACCACCATGCTCACCCGCGTCTCCTTCCACGCCGACGCCGAGCTTGCCACGAGCCCAGCCGTGAGCAAGACGAAGAGGGCCATCGCGAGGTGACGCGCGAGCACGCCGCGGGGAAACAGCCGTCGAACGAGGGATCGGGCCTGCGGCCGCCCCGCGGCAGGCGGCGGGCGGGCGCGCCCGGCCGGCCAGCACAGCACGGCGCCGGCTGCGGCCAGGAGCAGAAGGGGAATCCACGGCAACGCGGCGGACAGGCTCCCTTGCGCCTGCCGGGCGAGCTTGCCGGCCTCGAGCAGAGGCGCTCCAAGGCCCGGGACGACCAGGGGCGCGCCCTGCGGCGACACGAGCGTCCCCCGGATGCGGTCGGACGTGACGTACGGCTCGCCCGCGTCCTGGTCGGACACGGCGTTGGCGTCGCCCCGCGTCGTGTAGCCTCGCGCGTCGCCGCCCGTCACGCGGTGCACGGCGAGACGCCCGCCCTGGAGAACCGACTCGTACACGATGACGTCGCCAATGGCCGGGCTTGTCGCAAACGGGTTGATGAGGAACCCGTCGCCCGGGCGCAACGTGGGCGCCATGGAGCCCGTCTCCGCGTAGGACAGGAGCGGATGGCCGGCCGCGCCAAGGAGCGGAACGGAGAGCAGCGCGACGGCGAGGACGATGAGTCCCGGGCGGCTTCGTCCCTCGGAGATCCAACCTCGCACGCGTTCACCCTACGGTGGCCGGAACGATTCTGTCGAAGAAACCGCATGTAGGGGACGGTCCCGTCCCCCCGTGACGTTCGTCCCTCCGCCCGTTTCGGGCGTGGGGAAAACAAGGCCGGCGGGGGCGAACCGTCGCCCCCGCGTAAGTTCCGCCTAGCTGGGGCGGCTGGCCACGATCGTGATCGTGCCCGTCACGGGCGACCCTTGGGAGATGCCCGTCGAGTTGACCGCGATGCCCACGTTGAGGTACTGGCCGACCTGCAGCGTGATGGGCGTGGTCGCCGTCGTGTAGCACACGTTGCTCATGGCGGCGCCGCCGTGCGCCCGGGCGCACACGAGGATCGCGCTGCTGCCGGCGGACGTGGTCGTGGCGTGGGCGACCACGCTTGCCTGCGTGGTCCCCTGGTTCGTCACGTTGAGGATGTCGTCGAAGTAGTAGGTCGAGTTGGGGTTCACACCCGTGCCCGTGACGCCGTCTGCGGTGGAGAACGAGAAGATGATGTCTCCCGCGTTCCCGACGCTGGCGAATCCCTT
The DNA window shown above is from Candidatus Thermoplasmatota archaeon and carries:
- a CDS encoding redoxin domain-containing protein; amino-acid sequence: MRRNQAFAIAALLGSLLLAGCVAPSAPAIPARAGDFVVADVEERGPDGSVVARIEGARWYLGPELPGRLPEGWTSERTRTATPGLVAAFDGLRPGESRVHWADAADAYGERSDAKVLRVAAVEAFPRVFERAGAPPTGSDPIASFFGLDLPAVVIAANGSAWTGRYDPAPEHAEAPLPQTPWHNERHSLWTSRLLRWDEEGMYVTHEARQGANATIGGLAYRVVSVGQEIVVDTNHPRAGENVTYAVRLREVVFAGPLATGLAPELRAQTLAGAPVELRDLAGRAVVLDFFASWCVTCQTQLLELSRARDRLPEDVAFVSVSVDPRERAQDVEQLVRDAHRLARREGHELRADWTFAVDPSGAAARDYAVYTLPKTVVVDPNGRIRASHSGILSADEIVATVRAVLP
- a CDS encoding DUF5305 family protein; this encodes MTNARTPPPWAHPLVRRHRVPLTVLAVAMLVLGGAWAHAATSQVERQATTHLEDRWVERAAFTYEVPLERDSVLGRAGARLPMGEPGYFSTVAPNVDLTFTWALQSPAASELVAHGEIAIDVKSHSPSGRPYWTERIVLAEGQAAGPAGTPLVLRAVLPVEELQQRVNDLAGTVGSKAGTVQWNVVGLVRFSAQTPFGRVTGPSEFVLPLTLDLPLYILPDATGGTFVREHGRPVVTIAEHRAGWTALASVPLAVLAMAGGAIALALCVRSRRGDPLLGSGREGELARELAPHEDWVTTVASVPDPPPQASVIEVESLGDLVAIAAEARTRVLRDGSRDVFWVLAGAGLYRYGRHARVGPPREVESIPQSPETAGSSAARSGPSSAAPGDLVRLLDAAAMHSIFATRQDDAPEAQAPAPPAATGAAPPQDPIESLFPGLSFDDAKPPRK
- a CDS encoding S26 family signal peptidase is translated as MRGWISEGRSRPGLIVLAVALLSVPLLGAAGHPLLSYAETGSMAPTLRPGDGFLINPFATSPAIGDVIVYESVLQGGRLAVHRVTGGDARGYTTRGDANAVSDQDAGEPYVTSDRIRGTLVSPQGAPLVVPGLGAPLLEAGKLARQAQGSLSAALPWIPLLLLAAAGAVLCWPAGRARPPPAAGRPQARSLVRRLFPRGVLARHLAMALFVLLTAGLVASSASAWKETRVSMVVSDSPPPDQIRSARPGDAVPRELEVSGLPLVPTLVVFEAMTPGARLSERSLALPPGSTQRVAFEEVAGANRGLQEDVVRVWRYPSVLPPEATLALHDALPGAPHLALGLPILAGLFVWWRSLRLGHLPLRLAFSRGPGVRA
- a CDS encoding PRC-barrel domain-containing protein, encoding MAELSRFANVPVYTRAGTFVGNVKNLLLDLDGNRIDSVVVGRTNPKLVPTGQDVAVPYRWVASFDDILILRHFPDLSALAPEQDEVPEGDEQFDAVPEIPAPVAPRAALPARPPTRR
- a CDS encoding DUF1102 domain-containing protein; this translates as MGNRLAAFALLTIAIAGFYAANAFDAASSGPRNVTAAVVTDANSYLALSVNQTSPHKGFASVGNAGDIIFSFSTADGVTGTGVNPNSTYYFDDILNVTNQGTTQASVVAHATTTSAGSSAILVCARAHGGAAMSNVCYTTATTPITLQVGQYLNVGIAVNSTGISQGSPVTGTITIVASRPS